A region from the Maribacter aquivivus genome encodes:
- a CDS encoding serine hydrolase domain-containing protein — MNPILKYLKNVFAAKRILADDTELTGLVKVDYLLQQLIIEDKVPGIAITVLKEGKSVFQKGYGYANIGEKQYIDPKKSIFRIASVSKPIAAIALAHMVQEELIDLDESFYTYLPDYPKKEWDFTIRQLASHTAGIRVYKGKEYGLNKPLSIKEGLKIFKDDPLVYKPGSEYLYNSFDWAMISAAMQEASGIPFEEYVQGKVLNPLGMNSTFCPECHYESDSQSSSENTDALEVNDIFISKEQNNVATFYTKSISGFRKAIPVDNFYKLAGGGYLSTSEDIAKFGQAFLDKKVKIEEAILNQFLTAQQVDGNSTYYSFGWQVSEDAKGRKFFGHVGNGVGGYSNFFVYPKEQLVFSILINCTDPRIQEELDAIVDCFFNESKA; from the coding sequence ATGAATCCTATACTCAAATATCTGAAAAACGTGTTTGCTGCTAAACGTATTTTGGCGGATGATACTGAGTTAACAGGATTGGTAAAAGTAGATTATTTACTTCAACAATTAATAATAGAAGATAAAGTACCCGGAATTGCAATTACTGTTTTAAAAGAGGGAAAGTCAGTTTTCCAAAAAGGGTATGGGTATGCCAACATTGGCGAGAAACAGTATATAGACCCTAAAAAATCTATTTTTAGAATTGCTAGTGTCTCAAAGCCTATTGCAGCTATAGCTTTGGCACATATGGTACAAGAAGAACTTATTGATTTAGATGAATCTTTCTATACCTATCTTCCAGATTATCCAAAGAAAGAATGGGATTTTACTATTCGCCAATTAGCTAGTCATACGGCAGGAATTAGAGTATACAAAGGCAAGGAGTACGGATTAAACAAACCTTTGTCCATAAAAGAAGGTCTTAAGATATTTAAAGATGATCCTTTGGTATACAAACCAGGTAGCGAATATTTGTACAATAGTTTTGATTGGGCAATGATTTCTGCCGCAATGCAAGAAGCAAGCGGAATCCCGTTTGAAGAATATGTGCAAGGGAAGGTGCTGAATCCGCTAGGGATGAATTCTACTTTTTGTCCCGAATGTCATTATGAGTCAGACTCACAGAGCAGTAGTGAAAATACTGATGCTCTTGAAGTAAATGATATTTTTATATCCAAAGAACAAAACAACGTTGCTACATTTTACACAAAGAGCATTTCAGGATTTAGAAAGGCGATACCTGTAGATAATTTTTACAAATTAGCAGGCGGCGGATATTTGTCCACCTCTGAAGATATCGCAAAATTCGGACAAGCATTTTTAGATAAGAAAGTTAAGATCGAAGAAGCAATTTTAAATCAATTTTTAACAGCTCAGCAAGTAGATGGTAATTCTACGTACTACAGTTTTGGTTGGCAAGTAAGCGAAGATGCAAAAGGTAGAAAGTTCTTTGGGCATGTTGGTAATGGAGTAGGAGGGTATTCTAATTTTTTTGTCTACCCTAAAGAGCAGCTTGTTTTTTCGATTCTCATTAATTGTACCGACCCAAGAATTCAAGAAGAGCTAGATGCAATTGTAGATTGTTTTTTCAACGAGAGTAAGGCTTAG
- a CDS encoding acyloxyacyl hydrolase codes for MNFKFFSILLLSVSFCFAQESTELKKYTLDASQFYGSIILHNPDISHLITSHPEGVILSYNRKTYGAEEWEELYNYPDLGYSFIYQNGNNSTLGDNYGLYAHYNFYFFKRNVQFRVGQGVSYASNPYDKETNFRNNAYGSDILSSTYLMFNYHKENIFKGLGFKAGASIIHYSNANFRAPNTSTNTLAFNAGFVYDLDGGKEIEYVHREKEKVTEPLRYNFALRTGINESDVIDSGQYGFVVLSAYADKRVGRKSALQFGVDAYFSNFLKELIRYQSIAFPENGVEADDDYKRVGVFMGHELFINSMSVISQFGYYVYYPFDFEGRTYLRVGLKRYFGDKLYGAVTLKSHGAKAEAVEFGIGIRL; via the coding sequence ATGAATTTCAAGTTTTTTTCTATTTTACTGTTATCAGTTTCTTTTTGTTTTGCACAGGAATCTACTGAGCTTAAAAAGTATACCCTTGATGCAAGTCAGTTTTACGGGTCTATTATTTTACATAATCCAGATATTTCGCATTTAATTACTTCGCATCCAGAAGGCGTGATTTTGAGCTATAATCGTAAAACGTATGGTGCAGAGGAATGGGAGGAATTATATAATTATCCTGATTTAGGATATTCTTTCATATACCAGAATGGCAACAACAGTACTTTGGGTGATAATTACGGACTTTATGCCCACTATAATTTCTATTTTTTTAAACGTAATGTACAGTTTCGTGTGGGGCAAGGTGTGTCTTATGCCTCTAACCCATATGATAAGGAAACCAATTTTAGGAATAATGCCTACGGGTCTGACATATTGAGTTCTACCTATTTAATGTTCAATTATCACAAAGAAAATATTTTTAAGGGATTAGGGTTTAAAGCTGGCGCTTCTATCATTCATTATTCAAATGCGAATTTTAGAGCTCCAAATACATCTACTAATACATTGGCGTTTAATGCCGGTTTTGTGTATGATTTAGATGGAGGAAAAGAAATAGAATATGTGCATCGTGAAAAAGAAAAAGTAACCGAGCCATTACGTTACAACTTTGCGTTAAGAACAGGTATAAATGAAAGTGATGTTATTGATTCTGGTCAGTACGGGTTTGTTGTACTCTCTGCCTATGCCGATAAAAGGGTAGGAAGAAAAAGTGCGTTACAATTTGGGGTAGATGCTTATTTCTCTAATTTTTTAAAGGAGTTGATTCGCTATCAAAGTATCGCTTTTCCTGAAAATGGTGTTGAAGCAGATGACGATTATAAAAGAGTGGGTGTATTTATGGGGCATGAATTGTTCATTAATAGCATGTCGGTAATTTCTCAGTTCGGTTATTATGTCTATTATCCTTTTGATTTTGAAGGGCGTACGTATCTGCGTGTTGGTTTAAAACGTTATTTTGGCGACAAACTGTATGGCGCGGTAACCTTAAAGTCTCATGGGGCAAAAGCGGAAGCTGTAGAATTTGGAATAGGAATAAGATTGTAA
- a CDS encoding prephenate dehydratase, with amino-acid sequence MSLKIAIQGIKGSNHHQVAKDCFGDDIELVECLSFDALVDKLLSNEADQGVMAIENSIAGSIIPNYALVNHNNLHIIGEYYLNIHHNLMMLKGQKIEDITEVSSHPMALLQCKEYFRQYPQIRLVEDVDTAETAKRIQEQKLKHVAAIAPNVAAELYGLDIVANDIQTIRNNATRFIIVKTKNNVLPEAEITKASLRFITDHKRGSLAAVLNVMSDCRLNLTKIQSLPVIETPWKYAFFVDVTFTDYADFTKAKSLLNIMAEDFKVLGEYKNVRQ; translated from the coding sequence ATGAGTTTAAAAATAGCCATACAGGGAATTAAAGGAAGCAACCATCATCAAGTTGCAAAAGATTGTTTTGGTGATGATATTGAGTTAGTAGAATGTCTTTCTTTTGATGCTTTGGTAGACAAGTTATTGTCTAATGAAGCGGATCAAGGGGTTATGGCTATCGAGAATAGCATTGCAGGTTCAATAATACCAAATTACGCATTGGTCAATCATAATAATTTGCACATTATAGGTGAGTATTATTTAAATATCCATCATAATTTAATGATGTTGAAGGGGCAGAAAATTGAAGATATTACAGAGGTCAGTTCTCACCCCATGGCATTGTTGCAGTGTAAAGAATATTTTAGACAATACCCGCAAATAAGATTGGTAGAAGATGTAGATACGGCAGAGACGGCAAAACGTATACAAGAGCAAAAATTAAAGCACGTTGCAGCTATTGCACCTAATGTAGCGGCAGAATTATATGGGTTGGACATCGTAGCGAACGACATACAGACGATACGAAATAACGCTACTCGTTTTATCATTGTAAAGACAAAAAATAATGTGTTGCCAGAGGCTGAAATTACAAAGGCTTCACTACGGTTTATAACCGACCATAAAAGGGGGAGTTTAGCGGCTGTGCTTAATGTTATGAGCGATTGTAGATTGAATTTGACAAAAATACAGTCGTTACCGGTAATAGAAACACCATGGAAATATGCATTTTTTGTGGATGTCACCTTTACTGATTATGCAGATTTTACTAAGGCTAAAAGTCTTTTGAACATCATGGCAGAAGACTTTAAGGTTTTGGGCGAATATAAAAATGTAAGACAATGA
- a CDS encoding head GIN domain-containing protein, protein MIYKLKSNLVEGSRGLLVLSGILLFLFISCDSENASDCFQETGAIVKEEVNVDAFSAITVFENVALVIKQGDTQKVEIETGENLRNEVDAVVEDGNLLLTDTNDCNYVRDYGTTVVYVTTPNLTSIRSSTGFPIQSDGVLAFESLSLLSESFTDPEAETTDGEFILELNVSSLSMTSNGISYFKLKGSAKSFNISIAAGDSRVEAEELITQRVNFNHRGSNDILVNPQESLTGVLRGTGDLQSFNRPATVDVEELYNGRLIFVE, encoded by the coding sequence ATGATATATAAATTAAAAAGTAATCTGGTAGAGGGCAGTCGAGGTCTTTTAGTCTTGTCTGGGATACTATTATTTTTATTTATTTCATGCGATTCGGAAAATGCATCTGATTGTTTTCAGGAAACTGGAGCTATTGTCAAGGAAGAAGTTAATGTAGATGCATTTAGTGCCATAACTGTATTTGAAAATGTAGCCTTAGTTATTAAACAGGGCGATACCCAAAAAGTTGAAATTGAAACCGGAGAAAATTTACGTAACGAGGTAGATGCTGTGGTTGAGGATGGTAATTTGTTACTAACAGATACCAACGATTGTAATTACGTTCGTGATTATGGTACAACAGTGGTTTATGTTACTACTCCCAATTTAACAAGTATTAGAAGCAGTACCGGTTTTCCTATTCAAAGTGACGGAGTGTTGGCTTTTGAAAGTTTAAGCTTGCTGTCAGAAAGTTTTACAGATCCAGAAGCAGAAACTACAGATGGGGAATTCATTTTAGAATTAAACGTTTCTAGTTTAAGTATGACAAGCAACGGAATATCATATTTCAAGTTAAAGGGCAGCGCAAAAAGCTTTAATATAAGTATTGCAGCAGGCGATTCTAGGGTAGAGGCAGAAGAACTAATAACCCAGCGGGTAAATTTTAACCATAGAGGTTCAAATGATATTTTAGTAAATCCGCAAGAAAGTTTAACCGGAGTTTTAAGAGGTACAGGAGACCTGCAGAGTTTTAACCGACCGGCAACAGTGGATGTTGAAGAATTGTATAACGGACGCTTGATCTTTGTGGAATGA
- the metF gene encoding methylenetetrahydrofolate reductase [NAD(P)H] — MKVTDHITNAKGKTLFSFEIVPPVKGRNIQELYKNIDPLMEFNPPFIDVTTSREETIYVKKEGLLDKRTTRMRPGTVGICASIQHKYNVDTVPHVICGGFTKEETEYMLVDCHYLGIQNVMALRGDARSEQKYFEPTDGGHPFAINLVKQIQDLNCGKYLHESIESEHCSEFCIGVAGYPEKHLESPSLQSDLKRLKEKVDAGADYVVTQMFFDNKKYFEFVEAAKNIGITVPIIPGIKPIAVKRHMQLLPQVFRIDMPQDLIEAVDSCATNKDVRAVGIEWAIQQSKELKAAGVPVLHYYSMGKSDNIKAIAEALF, encoded by the coding sequence ATGAAAGTAACAGATCATATTACAAACGCTAAAGGAAAAACGCTTTTTTCATTTGAAATTGTGCCTCCGGTAAAAGGGCGCAATATTCAAGAATTATATAAGAATATAGACCCTTTAATGGAGTTTAATCCTCCGTTTATTGATGTAACGACTTCACGAGAGGAGACCATCTATGTAAAAAAAGAAGGACTTCTAGATAAGAGAACTACTCGTATGCGACCAGGTACAGTAGGTATTTGTGCCTCTATTCAACATAAATATAATGTTGATACAGTACCTCATGTAATCTGCGGCGGATTTACCAAAGAGGAGACTGAATACATGTTGGTAGATTGTCATTATTTAGGCATACAAAATGTAATGGCGTTGCGTGGCGATGCTCGTAGCGAGCAAAAATATTTTGAACCTACCGATGGTGGGCATCCGTTTGCTATAAACTTGGTAAAACAGATTCAAGATTTAAATTGTGGTAAGTATTTACATGAATCTATAGAAAGTGAGCATTGCAGTGAATTTTGTATTGGCGTAGCCGGATATCCTGAAAAGCATTTAGAATCACCTTCCCTACAATCAGATTTAAAGCGTTTAAAAGAAAAAGTAGATGCAGGCGCCGATTATGTGGTAACACAAATGTTCTTCGATAATAAAAAGTATTTTGAGTTTGTTGAAGCAGCCAAGAATATTGGAATTACAGTACCGATCATACCAGGTATTAAACCAATTGCGGTAAAGCGACATATGCAGTTGTTGCCACAAGTGTTTAGAATAGATATGCCACAAGATTTAATAGAAGCTGTTGATAGTTGCGCTACCAACAAAGATGTACGTGCGGTAGGTATTGAATGGGCAATTCAACAATCTAAAGAATTGAAAGCTGCGGGAGTACCTGTTTTACATTACTACTCTATGGGTAAATCTGATAATATAAAGGCAATAGCAGAAGCACTTTTTTAG
- a CDS encoding pyridoxal phosphate-dependent aminotransferase — protein MIRTADRLNTIQEYYFSKKLREVRGLMAQGKPIINMGIGSPDLTPSQEVLNAIQSAVLENGAHQYQSYQGLPQLRGAIANFYKKRFNVDANPDTEILPLMGSKEGIMHISLSFLNEGDEVLIPNPGYPTYTSVTNLVGAVPTYYDLTEENGWFPDLEALAKQDLSKVKIMWLSYPHMPTGASATKEQFVKIVDFAKQHDILLVNDNPYSFVLNDEPASILSIPNAKEVCLELNSLSKTFNMAGWRVGFVLGSEEHINAILKVKSNMDSGMFYGIQKGAIAALESTDEWFRDLNAVYSERRELIFELAETLGCTYDRNAVGLFVWAKLPEGSVSSEEFIDNVLYTKDLFITPGTIFGSNGEGYIRFSLCITKDKIKEAIKRFD, from the coding sequence ATGATACGTACTGCCGACAGGTTAAATACCATACAGGAATACTACTTCTCAAAAAAGTTGAGAGAGGTACGCGGCTTAATGGCCCAAGGTAAACCAATCATAAATATGGGTATTGGAAGTCCAGATTTGACTCCGTCTCAAGAAGTGTTGAATGCAATACAGAGCGCGGTATTAGAAAACGGTGCGCATCAATATCAAAGTTACCAAGGGTTACCTCAGTTAAGAGGTGCAATTGCTAATTTTTATAAGAAGAGGTTTAATGTTGACGCCAATCCTGATACTGAGATTTTACCATTAATGGGCTCAAAGGAAGGTATAATGCATATTAGCCTTTCTTTTTTAAACGAAGGTGATGAGGTTTTAATCCCTAATCCGGGATACCCAACCTACACTTCTGTTACTAATTTGGTAGGCGCAGTGCCTACGTACTATGACTTGACTGAAGAAAATGGCTGGTTTCCAGATTTAGAAGCATTGGCAAAGCAAGATTTGTCTAAGGTAAAGATCATGTGGTTGAGTTACCCGCATATGCCAACAGGTGCTTCGGCAACTAAAGAGCAGTTTGTAAAAATAGTAGACTTTGCAAAGCAGCATGATATTCTGTTAGTAAACGACAATCCGTACAGTTTTGTTTTAAATGATGAACCAGCGAGTATTTTAAGTATACCGAATGCAAAAGAGGTATGTTTAGAATTGAATTCATTGAGCAAAACCTTTAATATGGCCGGTTGGCGTGTAGGTTTTGTATTAGGAAGCGAAGAGCATATCAATGCTATTTTAAAGGTGAAGAGTAATATGGACTCTGGTATGTTCTACGGAATTCAGAAAGGAGCCATAGCAGCATTAGAAAGTACCGATGAATGGTTCCGGGATTTGAATGCCGTATATAGTGAGCGTAGAGAGTTGATTTTTGAATTGGCAGAAACGCTTGGGTGTACATATGATAGAAATGCCGTTGGCTTGTTCGTATGGGCAAAATTACCAGAAGGTAGTGTGTCATCAGAAGAATTTATAGATAATGTATTGTATACAAAAGATTTGTTCATTACCCCAGGTACTATATTTGGTAGTAATGGTGAAGGCTATATTCGCTTTTCGCTTTGTATAACAAAAGACAAAATAAAAGAAGCAATTAAAAGATTTGATTAG